Below is a genomic region from Henckelia pumila isolate YLH828 chromosome 3, ASM3356847v2, whole genome shotgun sequence.
ttgctttaaaGAATTTTATGCGAATATGATTTCTTGATTGAATATTACTTGCTTTACTGAGATGAGatttacatgcttatatgctgctatgtatgcctgatttattgaattatttgaataagtgaattcgttgtAAGCATGTATTCTTTGAAAAGAATAAGAATTAGCAAGCATGTGttatattcagaagcatgagattatatgtatgctatactgaattgtattttataatctctgcatTTTATATTACTTTTGTTCTAGAGTAAGACGGATTTTGCTGACAGCATAAGAACCTCATACAGAACAGAACAGTGTCGAGGTAAATTTTTGAGCCGATAGATGTgatgattgcactgaggagtatgttagttgaacaactccataACTATTAATCACCAATTCATAAAGATACAAAATACGCTGTCTAGAAAGGAGTTGAGTTGAAAAGCTAGATCAGTTGGTCAAGTGAAGAATCTTCATATGAACATAGAACCAGTTTGATTATATATCAACTCCAtggcttagcaagaagttggtgaatttTACAGAAGAGCTTGTTTAAGAGCAGAcgtactgaaattgtttggcaggtaagtaaacagaattgtttctttctgtATTTGATAGAGAAGATACAAAAGTAGAATTTGCAGAACAGAAGCATAACAACTTCAATTGATTGAAGCCAGTGACAGAATAAAGAAACCACGAACCGGTTGTATAAGGAAGAGTGaaattttattcacgcctctgtaattgagaaaaatatgatcatcaccttcacTACAGATTCCATAGAAGTATAGCTATGACATAAGAGATAGtgacaacaacaacaaatatcGATTCAGCCTAAAAGCCATCACATGAAGAAATATAAGAATAGCTCCCTTAGCTGAAACAGATCAAGAGAAAATTTGAATGGCAGATAATTTCATAGGCAATAAGCAAGTACAAAAAATGAGGCTCAAGTTACACCAGATAATGAGATTGCAGGTAATAGAGTAATTGAATGAATctgcttatatattgattgtattgcatacattcatagaacAGTGATGTGTTATGCTACAATCTTTATCTATTGAGCCTTTATTAAatgtatttgctgagattttgcctttgagtagatggaatgCATTTGAAAGATTAAACAAAAAAGATACAATACAGATTTtagaaaataagattgaatgtgatAATATCAGACTTGGGTATTAAGTTAAGAGacattataaatattaatgcaataactgagtatcaGTTACATATTGATTGTTTCAGTTCAGAGATTAAGATAGATCAGCAATAGAAGTGACTAGAAAtctatgatatgagtttcaaaAAGTAAAGTTTCTTTTATTTCGGTACAGGTTATAACAAGATGAAAGTAGAAGAACGTCGGAAGAATGGTACTTGATGTGCTGAATTAGTATTgaactaacctagaattgacagatatgtcagtggttagactaTACAAAAATGATTCAGATGAAATATTTCGATCTTTCTACCAAATGAAAGGCGTTTTAGATTGAGTGGTGGCTAATACGAAGGTTCTatgacaactcgtatagaagagcaCTACTTGAACTTATGAACTCCAGAAATAGTTAGCATATCGCCTAGAGAAGAATTATCCTAGTGCCGAAATGGCTATTAATTCGATGAAAAAGCATTAAGTCGAAAAGATGATATTCGAATATTATCATTCAGAAATTTATAgataaactcatatcaatcgagaataagaaaaatcagttataTTTGAGTCTCCTCTTCAATTTTGTTAAAGCTATTACGTCATAAAAATCACGATTCTTGAATCTAttgctatcgattctgaggtttgtTATTTGATCTCGATCAATTTTGATAGACTCTTATTTCTTTTCTAGAGTCTTATTTGATTTACtcgctgtcattcagaatatttgattttgactgacaTTTATTTGATCGAGtttttttgatttgaaattcaAGAGTCATTGACTATTTGATGTGTATTTCCGTAtatcttgaagtatttggctCATAACGGATAGACACTCAGATTCCGAGTACCAGCAAGAGTTATGggttgattgcatgatttaccATTTACTTGggaaatagaaagaagaaatGAGATGAATGCTTGATCAAGTGAGTACAGATCTGTAAATTTTGTACTTAAGTTTTAAACCAGATACTCAAACAATCATCATTGTTGCATTCCAAGCTAAGTTAGATTAGTTTGGAAAGATTAAGCAACATTGATATTAGATCAAGAAGTtaagaattcgattgagaatgctagattaagatataAGATAAAACATTAGATCAGAACAGATGAGTTTTGAAATGAATAATCGCTTGATTATGcaagatattctagatatggaatatcaaaTTCTGAACAAGGCATATTACAACTAAATTTATATCCCTTAAGTTGTTTGAAAATGTATGAATTACATGTATGAATTACTTGGAAAGTAGTATTGGTGAATgaaaatgaaagcagatacgacagaattgacatTACCAATACGAAATTTctagtaaaagaagcagaaaagaagaacccaagtggtttatgtaacagatttGTTATGTAAGAGttgaaagaagatcaactttTCGAAAGATTTTAGTTCAAAtctactcaaatcgtcatgattttgcaatTTAGATTGTAGTATATTTcaacagattcaagaatatgttgtattagacatGATACAGACATACAGAGATAACTGTTAAGAAATTatcaagatgatcagattacatgcattattgaaatctattgtcgaaaTTTCATGATACCATCCTccgattagtggactatcagatgtgattattcAGATTtttgaggatatgctcagaactatagtactagattcggtactagctGCTTAATTTTatgccacttgattactatcATTCATGTGACAGCTATCTGATAGATATAGagacaatattttgtttattagaTGACAAGAAAagcagaattgtctttatattgaaaacggtatttcagaagtatcagcCATCATATCAGATATGATTCAAAAAAAgaaagagaatgtgaagatGTATTCAAACAGAACAAGAACAAAGTAGAATCAATAGAGATAGCAgaagaataaaaaatacaaattttgaTCTGTGAACAGAATGATTAGCAAGAAAATTTCTTTTCAGAGCATTCTCCAATTGAAAAAGAGATTTTAAAAGTGATTCAATGAATAATCCTTGTGAGTATTCaatctagcttattgattaatactcaatcaaGAATTGTTATATATACGAAATGTGATCCATACGCATAAGCCGAAGAACATCAGCTAGAATATTTCATGTGAATTCAATCAGATATAGCAGAAACCGATAAGATTATGAGTTAAGAAGAATAGCCGATGCAAATTTTGATCTAGAGGAAGAGCAGCtcagatataagttgactcagtaaTTATAGGACAATGGATTAGCTATGATTAAAGAAGAGATCAtgtaaaagaataaaagaagatatcagaatagatatatAAAGCTTACAAAATGAagtaagtattacttcagtcagctatacaacTTACGATATTCAGCTGCAagaagatcgaatgcgatttcgaggacgaaatcattccttagaggggaggaattgtaaggcccgaaaatattaattaCGCTCCACTCATGGCTAAAAATGGATGCCCTAAAATCAGAGGCACCTCACTatcttcatccatgtcaagaataacaaaatcaacaGGATAAAAACACTTATCTATCTTGTATATGACATTCTCAACGACCCCCCTTGggtatttaatagatccatcagcaaatttaagagaaataTCTTCTGGTTCAATGTTGCATATACCGAATTTATTAACAAGTGCATGAGGCATCAAATTTATGCTCGATCCTAAATCAAACAAAACATTATCAAATGATAAACTTTCAATATGACAAGGTATGGAGAAACTCCCTAGATCTTGAGATTTGGTTGGAAGCTTATTTTTCAGCACCGCCGAGCATTCCTCATTAATTGTGACTTGCGTTATATCATTCaacttcttcttgtttttcagCAAGTCCTTCAAAAATCTGGCATAATTATgcatctgagctaaagcgtCTACAAAAGatatgttaatatgcagtttgttgaaaatttcaagaaactttttaaagtGATGATCAAATAATAATGGCTTAGCTCTATGGGGAAAAGATAAAgtagaaatatcaacatcatcattaacttcaaattttgaagtcttacctttcttacctgccgTTGAGGGATTTTCAGCACGCACATTCTTCTTGGAATCTGAATTTTTTGGCCCCTCCATATTGTTTTCAGCATCCCTCTGCTGCTCCTCAGATTGTGCTCTAGTCACGACCATGATTGCATTCATGCCTCTGGGAtttagtgtagtgacccttacccggatcacctactaaacagaacttaggcatgcaattaacttaattaaacagatatcagaataaaactgcggaaaccataaataaatttacaaccccaagtaaaggaatctgtaatttatccaataatatacaaccaaatcgaataactgtataaacccaaacaacagtaataaaacctaaacgaagctccagctggccaaccactgactagcccctcctggatccaccctcctcgtccaatctcaaacctgccccatggaatagggtgtccagaaaatacagagtacgagacgtgagcataaaacgctcagtgcgagagtatgagtatacatgcatgcaaagtgaactccctatagactcgaggttaaggatcagataacagagacagaccgggccctagtatgtagcacgctgtgccgtcgcttcaggaggtggctcccataccgagataaccgtggatacgccggacccaaatcgatggaagtccatccactaacaggatagggtacaaccctactaacagacatctcgaaagagatacagcaagatgcaaatgaatgcagcataatatcatggcatataaatcatgcagtcacataata
It encodes:
- the LOC140889293 gene encoding uncharacterized protein; translation: MVVTRAQSEEQQRDAENNMEGPKNSDSKKNVRAENPSTADALAQMHNYARFLKDLLKNKKKLNDITQVTINEECSAVLKNKLPTKSQDLGSFSIPCHIESLSFDNVLFDLGSSINLMPHALVNKFGICNIEPEDISLKFADGSIKYPRGVVENVIYKIDKCFYPVDFVILDMDEDSEVPLILGHPFLAMSGA